CGTAAATGTCTCGCCTCGTTCCAACAGGGACGTGTTGATGGGATTGTGGGCGTGTTCTTTCACCTGCGGGCAATGGACTTGGCGTCACTGATTGATCGCTCGATTTCCGTCGTGCGCCTGGAAGCCATGCCGAAAGTCCCCGGCAACCTGCCGATTGACAACATCTTTATAGACAATATCGCCGCGAGTCGGATGGCGGTCGAATACCTGATCAACCAGGGGCACACGCAAATCGCAATGCTCACGAGCCGTGAGGGTCCGGCGCGCTTCCGTGAACTTGGTTATCGCGAGGCACTCGACGCCCATCATATCGAAGTTGACTCTGCCCTCAGCAGCTCTGGGGCCGACAGCGAAGACGGGGGCTATCAGGCAATGAGTCAACTCCTGCAAGGCGGCTTCCGTTCTTCAGCCGTTTTTGCGGCAAACGACCTGATGGCGATGGGGGCGATTCTTGCTATCCGGGAAGCGGGTTTTAGCATTCCTGATGACATTTCGCTGATGGGATTTGATGACATCCCGACTGCAAGGCTTGTGTATCCTGCGCTGACAACCGTTGCCCAATTTCAACGCCAGCTTGGGCAACGTGCGGCAGAAATGCTCTTGGATCGCCTCGATCGTGGACTGTCGGATCGGGGACGCAGTTTAGAAATGCCGTACCAGTTGGTTGAGCGCGACTCGACCGCAAAAAGGAGGTGAAGAAGCCGCTGATTGTCAAATGGCCGAAGTCCCAGAGGTTGATCGCCCAATACTTCCCAGGAGAAATGGAATGAGCAAGAAATCCGCTTTATTGCTGCTGATGGCTGTACTTTTGCTGCTTGTTGGGACGGCTGTCGCACAGGACAACGTCGTCACGGTGACATGGTGGATGGAAGATTATATCGACATTGACCAGATCAATGAGACACTCGTGAATCCGTTCAATGCCGAACACCCAGGTATCCAGCTTGTCGTCACGCCGCAGGTGGAACTCAACAACACCCTGCGCACCGCGCTGGCCTCGGGCGAGGCCCCGGACATCCTGCAGACCCCGGGCGCGTCATTCATCGCGGAGTTCCTGAAGTCTGGGTTGATCATGAATCTACAGGATGCGGCAGTCGCAAATGGATGGGAAGAGAAGCTGCTGCCCTGGGCGTATCAATCCGGAATTCTCGAGGGCGGGCTTTACAGCATCCCCCTGACCTATGAGAGCATGGTGATGCTGTACAACAAGACCGTGTTCGAACAGAACGGTTGGACTCCGCCGACCAATCTGGCCGAGTTCGAAGCCGTTTCCGAAGCCGCTATCGCCGCCGGCATCAACCCGCTGTCCTACGGTAACCTGCGCTCGCAGCCAAATAACGAACATCTGGTTGGAATTTACCTGAATAACTATGCCGGACCGGAAAACGTCTATAAGGCACTGATTGGCGAGAAGTCCTGGACCGACCCGGAATTCGCCGAAGCCATCGCCTTGCTCAAGACGCATATCGCCGACAACGGCTGGTACTCGGGCAGTCTCGAGACCTACTTTGCATATGGATGGGACGAATTCTGGGGTGAATTCTCGACTGGTGGCGCCGCCATGATGTTTATCGGCACCTGGGGTTTCCGCGGCGCGACGGAATTCTTCGCCGAAACCGAATACGACTGGGACTGGGCGCCGCTGCCAGTATTCTCGGAAGGCGCGGGCGAGTACAACTACGAACTGGCAACAGGCAGCACGCTGTCGGTAAACGCCGAGTCGGAGAATCCGGAAGCGGTCATCACGGTTCTCGATTGGCTGATGAGCGATCCGGCACGAGTGTTGACCATCGCCTCCGGCTACGGCTATGGCGAGTACATGATCCCGCTGCACTTCACGGCGGAAGACTTCCCTGCCGACGCCGATCCGCGGATCGTTCGTTTCTTCTCCGATTTTGCGGCAGTGACCGGGGAAGGCCGTGTCGGCTACACGACATGGACGTTCTGGCCGGCGGATCCGAATATCCAGTTGTGGGAGTCGGTCGAAGGCGTCTGGTTCGACGAACTGAGCGTTGAAGACTATCTTGCCGAACAACAGGCGCTCTGGGAACAGGCGCGTGCCGACGGCGCGACGCTGCCCATTCCGGCTCGTCAGTAGACATCGGTATCTCGTGGGTGGAGGTGCAGTACGCCTGCGCCTCCACCCAACAACTGTCGTTCTCGAACCCGGACAAACCCTACTTTGCCTGTTCGCTCCAAGTGTTAGGCAGATGCCATGACCGATTCCATGAAGGTTGCTTCTGTGCAGCCAAAACCTAGCCGCCTCGAAGGCCTTGGTCGATGGGCATTCGTCCTCCCAGTCCTGATTATCAACCTGGTTGTAGTGGTCATCCCGTCGATCGCCGGCCTCGGAGTCGCGTTCACCGACTGGACGGGATACAACTCGCCGAGCTTCATAGGACTAGCCAATTTCCAACGTCTCTTTCAGGACGAAGTCTTCTTCATCGCGCTCAAGAACAACCTCGTCTGGACCGCCATGTTTCTTACGGCCCCGATTGCTGTAGGCCTTATGGGGGCATATATCCTTTCAACCGTAAAAAAAGGGCAAATGATTTTTCGGGTACTCTATTTTATCCCGTATGTGGTCGCCAGCGTCGTCAGTTCTCAACTATGGCGTCAGCTTCTGCACCCGCGCGTAGGTATCGGCCCACTGTTGGCGGATATGGGGATCACGTTTCTGGACTTCCCGATCTTTGGGACTCGGGAAACGGCGCTGTTAGCCGTCGCTTTCGTGGATGCCTGGCACTTCTGGGGCTTCCTTGTGGTGATCTATCTGTCGGCGATGTCCGCCGTCGATACCGAACTGTACGAAGTCGCGCGTCTTGATGGAGCAACCCGATTCCAGCAGTTCCGCTTTGTCACCCTGCCCAGCATTCGACCCACGCTGGTATTCACCATCCTGATGATCATCATCTGGTCGTCGACGACTTTCGACTATATCTACATGTTGACCAGTGGTGGCCCAAATCATGCCACGGAGGTGATGTCCACCTACCTCTATGACAACGCCTTTAACCGGTTTGACGCCGGATATGCAGCGACCATCGGAATGATGATGAGTATCTGGGTTGCCCTGGCCGTGGCGGGCTTTGTTTACTTGAGAAGACGCGGATGGGAGATCTAGGTCAATATGAAGCAGAGTCGCACCGCATCTGCCATACCCAGCTACACGGTCCTGATACTTCTGGCTGTCTTTGCAGTGGCGCCACTCATCGTCCTGGGTCTGAACTCCGTGAAATCGACAGCGGAGATCTCTCGGAATCCAGTTGGCTTCCCTGAAACGATAGTCTGGCAGAACTTCACGGATGCGTGGGACCAGGGTAACTATGCCACGACGATCCGCAACAGCATCGTGCTCACGGCCAGTACGATTGCCGGAACACTGTCGCTTGCCGGGTTGGCGGCGTACGCGCTGGCCCGCTTGAAGCTCAGGGGAGCCGGTCTGATCACCTTTTACTTTCTGGTCGGTACCAGTGTGCCGGCGCAGTTGTTCATGATCCCGCTGTTCTTTGTGTGGCGCGAGTTAGGTCTTGTGAACACGCACATCGGATTGA
The nucleotide sequence above comes from Candidatus Flexicrinis proximus. Encoded proteins:
- a CDS encoding LacI family DNA-binding transcriptional regulator — encoded protein: MSNRKRPTQADVAKRAAVSQAMVSYVINNSSSVTIPEETRKRIRDAMSDLGYAPNVTARRLRSSKTHTIAGVIPDITNPFYPAFERGIQETVDRYGYDLIMYNTDGTAERERKCLASFQQGRVDGIVGVFFHLRAMDLASLIDRSISVVRLEAMPKVPGNLPIDNIFIDNIAASRMAVEYLINQGHTQIAMLTSREGPARFRELGYREALDAHHIEVDSALSSSGADSEDGGYQAMSQLLQGGFRSSAVFAANDLMAMGAILAIREAGFSIPDDISLMGFDDIPTARLVYPALTTVAQFQRQLGQRAAEMLLDRLDRGLSDRGRSLEMPYQLVERDSTAKRR
- a CDS encoding sugar ABC transporter permease: MKVASVQPKPSRLEGLGRWAFVLPVLIINLVVVVIPSIAGLGVAFTDWTGYNSPSFIGLANFQRLFQDEVFFIALKNNLVWTAMFLTAPIAVGLMGAYILSTVKKGQMIFRVLYFIPYVVASVVSSQLWRQLLHPRVGIGPLLADMGITFLDFPIFGTRETALLAVAFVDAWHFWGFLVVIYLSAMSAVDTELYEVARLDGATRFQQFRFVTLPSIRPTLVFTILMIIIWSSTTFDYIYMLTSGGPNHATEVMSTYLYDNAFNRFDAGYAATIGMMMSIWVALAVAGFVYLRRRGWEI
- a CDS encoding carbohydrate ABC transporter permease, coding for MKQSRTASAIPSYTVLILLAVFAVAPLIVLGLNSVKSTAEISRNPVGFPETIVWQNFTDAWDQGNYATTIRNSIVLTASTIAGTLSLAGLAAYALARLKLRGAGLITFYFLVGTSVPAQLFMIPLFFVWRELGLVNTHIGLILIYCGIYSPFATYLLRSYMVALPEEFVEAAKIDGASHWHVFRHIIMPLSWPGFLTAGLVVGLNVWNEFLFAVTFLPGPENRPIATSLFVFQARFGRDWGLTSAGSVIMVLPVIVLFLLLQRRFIEGLTQGGLKA
- a CDS encoding extracellular solute-binding protein, producing MSKKSALLLLMAVLLLLVGTAVAQDNVVTVTWWMEDYIDIDQINETLVNPFNAEHPGIQLVVTPQVELNNTLRTALASGEAPDILQTPGASFIAEFLKSGLIMNLQDAAVANGWEEKLLPWAYQSGILEGGLYSIPLTYESMVMLYNKTVFEQNGWTPPTNLAEFEAVSEAAIAAGINPLSYGNLRSQPNNEHLVGIYLNNYAGPENVYKALIGEKSWTDPEFAEAIALLKTHIADNGWYSGSLETYFAYGWDEFWGEFSTGGAAMMFIGTWGFRGATEFFAETEYDWDWAPLPVFSEGAGEYNYELATGSTLSVNAESENPEAVITVLDWLMSDPARVLTIASGYGYGEYMIPLHFTAEDFPADADPRIVRFFSDFAAVTGEGRVGYTTWTFWPADPNIQLWESVEGVWFDELSVEDYLAEQQALWEQARADGATLPIPARQ